The region TGATGGAAGAAATATGTGGGTGAACGTCTTGATCTCCGCTATTATCCTGGCAGGAGCCATCGCGGTATATTTCCGCATTGTCCGCGCCCTGAAGATGACAGATACGCCCAATCCCAGGAGTTCCCACCAGTTGCCCACGATTCGCGGTGGCGGGATCATTTTCCCCATTGCGCTGCTGCTGTTTATCTTCTTTGACAGCGGTCAGTGGCTGCTTTGGACAACGGGCGTATTCCTGGCTGCGCTGGTCAGCTTTTGGGATGACTGGCGGGAAGTACCGGCCAAATGGCGCCTGGTGGTGTATTTCATCGCTGCTGCCTTACTGATCGCGGAATTTGATCTGTGGCAGCAGTCTGTTCCATATAGCCTTTTATTGCTCATATTATTTACAGGGATCATTAATGCCTATAATTTTATGGATGGCATTAATGGGATAACGGGAGCCTATAGCCTATTATGGCTGCTGAGTATTTTCGTTTTGCATTGGCATCTTGATACGGGTTTCCCGGATCTGTTTTTCTATATAATGAGTGTATCATTAGTTATTTTTATCCTGCTTAATTTCCGGAAACGGGCGCTGTGCTTTGCAGGTGATGTAGGTTCCATCTCCATTGCGCTCATCCTGCTTTTCCCCACGTTCTGGCTGATCCATACAACGGGATCCTGGATTTTTCTGCTTTTGCTGGCGGTATATGGCATTGATTCAGTGCTCACAATTTTTTATCGTCTTATTAAAGGGGAAAACATCTTCCGGGCGCACCGCCATCACATTTATCAAAATCTGGCTAACGAATGGAACTGGGAGCATTTGCCCATTGCGCTGCTTTACACCGGCATTCAGTTGCTGATTAATATTCTTATGCTTCAGTTCCTTGCAGCCTCTGCAACCGCTCAAATCATCTTTGGAGCCACACTACTTCTCCTGTTATCCGTTAGTTATTACCTTTTAAAACGATCTACCTTATCCCGGTTCGGATCCAAAAACTATTAAAAAGCTCTTTACCTCCAGGGAGACTTTGTCATGCAAGATAATTCTATATTTTTGTCATATTCCCTATTTATGAAAGCAGTTACTTTGTAGGCTTAAAAGAATATTATTAACATGAATTTGATAATTATTCTTCAATAAAAATATAATGCAATGAGTGAAAAGATAAAGTTCTCTGTCATCGGATTTGGCCATATCGGGAAGCGACACGCAAAAATGATCGCTGAAAATCCGGAGACTGAGTTGGTAAGTGTGGTGGATCCGGGTGAGGATAAGCGGGAGGATTTTCGTGTGCTTGGGTATAATGCAAGCTTTTATACAGATCACAAGGAATTTCTTGCGGAGGATAATAAGCAGACCGAAGTAATTGTGATCTGCACGCCAAACGGCCTGCATGTTCCAATCGCCCTGGATGTACTGGAAAAGCGATACCATGTGGTTATAGAAAAGCCGATGGGGCTTACCAAAGCAGGATGTGAGCAGGTCATCTTCAAGTCTCTTCAGGTGTCGCGCCATGTTTTTGTGGTGAAGCAGAACCGCTACAGCCCGCCTTCACGCTGGTTGAAGAAGATGATGGAGGAGCAGAAAATCGGAGATGTGAACATGGTGCAGATCAATTGCTACTGGAACCGTGATGATCGCTACTACAATAAAGACGGATGGAAAGGAACGCTGAACCTGGACGGAGGAACACTCTTTACGCAGTTCAGCCACTTTATTGACATCATGTACTGGGTGTTTGGCGACATTAAGAATGTACACGCTCACTTCTCTAATTTTAACCACAGCGAATCCACTGAATTTGAGGACTCAGGCGTAGTGCAGTTCGACTTCGTAAATGGCGGAATGGGATGTATCAATTTTTCCACCGCTTGCTGGGACCAGAACATGGAGAGCAGCATCACTGTGATCGGTTCTAAAGGCAGCCTCAAAATAGGAGGCCAGTACATGAACGAGATCGAATACTGCCACGTGGATGGCTATGAAATGGAAGAGCTTGAAGAGATAAGTCCGCCAAATGACTACGGACCGTACAAGGGCAGCGCAGCCAATCACCACTTTGTGATCCAGAACGTGGTGGATACGCTGAGAGACCGCAGCACAATAACCGCTAATGCGCTGGAAGGGCTGAAGGTGGTGGAGATCATCGAACGAATATACCAAAGCCGGAATCTGGCAAATCTGAATTCAACTGCCGTTCCCCGGCCAAAGCATTATGAACTTACCTGAGAGCGTGTATATCCATCCCACGGCTGTAGTGGATGAAGGATGTATAATAGGAGAGGACACTAAGGTCTGGCATTTTTGTCACATCATGCCCAAAGCCATTATCGGCAGCCGGTGCAGCCTGGGGCAGAATGTTTTTGTAGCCAATAAGGTAGTGCTCGGAAATGATGTAAAAGTGCAAAACAACGTCTCAATTTATGAGGGCGTGATCTGCGAAGACAATACATTCCTGGGGCCGAGCATGGTTTTCACCAATGTCATTAATCCGCGAAGTGGAGTAGAACGCAAGGACCAGTACCGCCAGACGGTAGTGAAGAAAGGAGCTTCCATCGGAGCCAATGCTACCATTATCTGTGGAAATCAAATTGGTCGATATGCCTTTATCGGGGCTGGAACAGTGATAACCCGGGAAGTTCCCGATTTTGCACTGATGGTGGGCAATCCCGGCAGGCAGGTAGGCTGGATGAGTGAATCAGGCGCAAAACTCAATTTCGATGAGAAAGGAAATGCCACCTGTCCCGAATCAGGAGAGAAATATCAGTTGCATGAAGGAAAGGTTATCAAAGGATAATTCTTTCAAACGGAAATTAAAAGACCTCCGGGGATATGGCTTGATGACCAATGATTGCGGAGATAGAGAGAGCATACGTTGTGGATGGAAAGCAATTTAATATTTAAACTATAACTGTTTAACTTAAAATAATATACATATTTCTATCAAAAATTTAACTTTGTGCAATAATGAAAAAGCTTCAAAATTAAACTCAAGCCCGTATCGGGTGTTTTAGGAGTGTTGTCCGGTAAAATATATTGTATTACTGAAGTATCCGCCAAAGACCAGGGCTCTCTCTTCCCATAACTTAATCATGAAGAAACTAAAATCATTTTTTACAGAAAGGTATGCACCTCGATGGATTATCCTGTTCATTGATCTGTCCATTTGCATTACCTCAATTTTTCTTGCCTATATTCTTCGCTACAATTTCAGCTTCAACTTTGAGCTTTTCAGCAAGCTCTTTTATATACTTCCGGTTTACGGCTTTATCCGGTTGTTATTTTTTGGCGTATTTAAAACCTACTCCGGAATTATCCGCTACGCCAGCCTTATGGATGC is a window of Bacteroidia bacterium DNA encoding:
- a CDS encoding DapH/DapD/GlmU-related protein — translated: MNLPESVYIHPTAVVDEGCIIGEDTKVWHFCHIMPKAIIGSRCSLGQNVFVANKVVLGNDVKVQNNVSIYEGVICEDNTFLGPSMVFTNVINPRSGVERKDQYRQTVVKKGASIGANATIICGNQIGRYAFIGAGTVITREVPDFALMVGNPGRQVGWMSESGAKLNFDEKGNATCPESGEKYQLHEGKVIKG
- a CDS encoding UDP-GlcNAc--UDP-phosphate GlcNAc-1-phosphate transferase, whose translation is MGDGRNMWVNVLISAIILAGAIAVYFRIVRALKMTDTPNPRSSHQLPTIRGGGIIFPIALLLFIFFDSGQWLLWTTGVFLAALVSFWDDWREVPAKWRLVVYFIAAALLIAEFDLWQQSVPYSLLLLILFTGIINAYNFMDGINGITGAYSLLWLLSIFVLHWHLDTGFPDLFFYIMSVSLVIFILLNFRKRALCFAGDVGSISIALILLFPTFWLIHTTGSWIFLLLLAVYGIDSVLTIFYRLIKGENIFRAHRHHIYQNLANEWNWEHLPIALLYTGIQLLINILMLQFLAASATAQIIFGATLLLLLSVSYYLLKRSTLSRFGSKNY
- a CDS encoding Gfo/Idh/MocA family oxidoreductase, yielding MSEKIKFSVIGFGHIGKRHAKMIAENPETELVSVVDPGEDKREDFRVLGYNASFYTDHKEFLAEDNKQTEVIVICTPNGLHVPIALDVLEKRYHVVIEKPMGLTKAGCEQVIFKSLQVSRHVFVVKQNRYSPPSRWLKKMMEEQKIGDVNMVQINCYWNRDDRYYNKDGWKGTLNLDGGTLFTQFSHFIDIMYWVFGDIKNVHAHFSNFNHSESTEFEDSGVVQFDFVNGGMGCINFSTACWDQNMESSITVIGSKGSLKIGGQYMNEIEYCHVDGYEMEELEEISPPNDYGPYKGSAANHHFVIQNVVDTLRDRSTITANALEGLKVVEIIERIYQSRNLANLNSTAVPRPKHYELT